Proteins encoded within one genomic window of Flavobacteriales bacterium:
- a CDS encoding response regulator, with protein sequence MKAIIIDDERLARKELRSLLNKFHEIEIVDECANADEALVSIDNHHPDLLFLDIQMPGMNGFEMLNQLDRVPKVIFVTAYDDYAIRAFEVNALDYLLKPVNPERLEEAINKVSRQKSSFVAAPVDEEPLKKLSENDQIFLKDGEKCWFTSLKDVRMFESEGNYVRVYFNEYKPLVLKSLNSLEDRLDPKVFFRANRKFIINLKWVTGIENWFNGGLQVQLRGGEKIEISRRQAARFRDLMSL encoded by the coding sequence ATGAAAGCTATTATTATTGATGATGAACGCCTCGCTCGTAAAGAGTTGAGATCTTTATTGAATAAATTTCACGAAATAGAAATTGTGGATGAATGTGCCAATGCTGATGAAGCGCTGGTGAGTATCGATAATCATCATCCTGATTTATTGTTTCTCGATATTCAAATGCCGGGTATGAATGGATTTGAAATGCTGAATCAACTCGACCGTGTACCCAAAGTAATTTTCGTAACGGCTTACGACGATTATGCCATTCGTGCTTTCGAAGTGAATGCACTGGATTATTTATTAAAGCCCGTTAACCCCGAACGTTTGGAGGAAGCGATTAATAAAGTATCACGACAAAAATCTTCGTTTGTAGCAGCGCCTGTAGATGAAGAACCGCTAAAGAAATTGTCGGAAAATGATCAGATTTTTCTGAAGGACGGAGAAAAATGTTGGTTCACTTCACTGAAGGATGTACGCATGTTTGAATCGGAAGGAAATTATGTGCGTGTCTATTTTAACGAGTATAAACCACTTGTATTAAAAAGTCTGAATAGTTTGGAGGACCGTCTGGATCCGAAAGTGTTTTTCAGGGCCAATCGTAAATTTATCATCAACCTGAAATGGGTTACGGGAATTGAAAATTGGTTCAATGGCGGATTGCAAGTCCAATTGCGGGGTGGCGAAAAAATCGAGATTTCCCGTCGCCAGGCAGCCCGTTTTCGCGATCTAATGAGTTTATAA
- a CDS encoding Smr/MutS family protein: MAMHKDFHIGDKVSFLNEDGNGEIISFPTKGKALVLTEVGLEIEYPVKYLVHLSDFEEYDLSHTEENRFIKAKLQDAKPKKSKKTAPKLRVMETDLHIYNLVDDHRHLSNGDMLRIQLNHFKNKMNEARKKGMDKLIIIHGVGEGVLRSEIRHALRNYEFIEFLDADYSKYGSGATEVRFFREK; the protein is encoded by the coding sequence ATGGCAATGCACAAGGATTTTCATATTGGCGATAAGGTTTCCTTTTTAAATGAAGATGGAAATGGAGAGATAATTTCCTTCCCCACCAAAGGGAAAGCATTGGTGTTAACGGAGGTTGGACTCGAAATTGAATATCCGGTTAAATACCTCGTGCATTTGTCCGACTTCGAAGAATACGATTTAAGTCACACCGAAGAAAACCGCTTTATCAAAGCGAAACTTCAGGATGCCAAACCAAAAAAATCGAAAAAGACGGCACCCAAATTACGGGTGATGGAAACCGATCTTCATATTTACAACCTGGTCGACGATCACCGCCATTTAAGTAATGGTGATATGTTGCGCATTCAGTTAAATCATTTTAAAAACAAAATGAATGAGGCGCGCAAAAAGGGGATGGATAAGCTCATTATCATTCATGGAGTAGGCGAGGGCGTACTCCGTTCCGAAATCCGTCACGCTCTCCGCAATTACGAATTCATTGAATTTCTCGATGCAGATTATTCCAAATATGGATCCGGAGCTACAGAAGTTCGTTTTTTCCGCGAAAAATAA
- a CDS encoding NUDIX hydrolase, producing METKNPWTTISSRLAYENKWIRIHHNEVIHPGGDPGIYGVVEFRNIAIGIIVLDEDMNTWLVGQYRYPHRKYSWEIPEGGGPKSEPEILSAQRELEEETGIKAEEWTEILRMDLSNSATDEHAVIFLARKLSFGKPMPENSEELQIRKIPFDDFLKEVLEGKITDSLTVAAALKIELMRRDGLIK from the coding sequence ATGGAAACAAAAAATCCCTGGACCACCATATCGTCCCGCCTCGCCTACGAAAACAAATGGATTCGGATTCACCATAACGAAGTGATTCACCCCGGTGGAGATCCAGGTATCTATGGTGTAGTGGAGTTCCGGAATATTGCCATTGGAATTATTGTTTTGGATGAGGACATGAATACCTGGCTGGTTGGTCAATACCGTTATCCCCACAGGAAATACAGCTGGGAAATACCCGAAGGAGGCGGCCCCAAATCGGAACCCGAAATCTTGTCGGCCCAACGTGAGCTGGAAGAGGAAACGGGAATTAAGGCGGAAGAATGGACAGAAATTCTTCGAATGGATTTGAGTAATTCGGCCACCGACGAACATGCCGTTATTTTCTTAGCCCGAAAATTAAGCTTTGGAAAACCGATGCCGGAAAATTCGGAAGAACTTCAAATCCGAAAAATTCCGTTCGATGATTTTTTAAAAGAAGTTCTCGAAGGAAAAATTACCGACAGCTTAACCGTTGCTGCTGCATTAAAAATTGAACTGATGCGAAGAGATGGATTAATTAAATGA
- a CDS encoding histidine kinase, with product MRRKQLAYWVAQFSGWGLYLFISGFSSYLNNELSRPVLIGFTAIFLSGILLSHLYRNFIVRIGWLKFTPIKALIPVAFSAALLSLVMGLLQLTYSSFIIGRTGVFSSLDPSNAFLIWLNWWVIFMVWSVIYFAFHFFEKSRDEEIKNLRLEAMRTEVELNNLKAQLNPHFMFNAMNSIRALVDEDPIIAKESITKLSNILRNTLLMGRKKFVTVEEELQLIEDYLKLESIRYEERLKVELVIDSSCSAFLIPPLMVQTLVENSIKHGISKLPGGGLLRLEIRRNQDMLEIVVENTGKLANGVSGSTGIGIENTKQRLQLLYEGKSHFSLRELQDKVVAEIKLPVRNNL from the coding sequence TTGCGTCGAAAGCAATTAGCATATTGGGTCGCTCAATTTTCCGGATGGGGATTGTATCTCTTCATCAGCGGATTTAGTTCTTATTTGAATAATGAATTGAGTCGTCCCGTTTTAATTGGTTTTACTGCCATTTTTCTCAGCGGTATTTTGTTGTCGCACCTCTACAGAAATTTTATTGTTCGTATTGGCTGGTTAAAATTCACGCCTATTAAAGCATTAATTCCTGTCGCCTTTTCTGCGGCACTGCTTTCGCTGGTGATGGGTTTGCTGCAATTAACCTATTCTTCATTTATCATTGGCAGAACAGGTGTTTTTTCATCGCTGGATCCTTCCAATGCCTTTCTGATTTGGCTCAACTGGTGGGTGATTTTTATGGTGTGGTCGGTCATTTATTTTGCCTTCCATTTTTTTGAAAAATCGCGCGACGAAGAAATTAAAAATCTGCGCCTGGAAGCAATGCGTACAGAGGTGGAATTAAATAATCTGAAAGCACAGCTCAATCCGCATTTCATGTTCAATGCCATGAACTCCATTCGTGCCTTGGTGGATGAAGATCCCATCATTGCCAAAGAGAGTATCACCAAACTTTCCAATATTCTTCGTAACACGCTTTTGATGGGACGAAAAAAGTTTGTGACGGTAGAGGAGGAATTGCAGCTGATTGAAGATTATTTAAAACTGGAAAGTATCCGTTATGAGGAACGATTGAAAGTTGAATTGGTCATCGATTCTTCCTGCTCCGCATTTCTCATTCCACCTTTAATGGTGCAAACACTGGTGGAAAATTCAATTAAACACGGGATTTCCAAATTACCGGGTGGTGGACTATTGCGGTTGGAAATTCGTCGTAATCAGGATATGCTCGAAATAGTGGTGGAGAACACCGGTAAACTTGCCAATGGCGTGAGTGGATCAACCGGAATCGGTATTGAAAATACCAAACAACGATTGCAATTATTGTACGAGGGAAAATCCCATTTTTCACTTCGTGAATTGCAGGATAAAGTTGTAGCAGAAATTAAATTACCTGTCAGAAATAATTTGTAA
- a CDS encoding tetratricopeptide repeat protein has protein sequence MKGITSILLFCLLIPFSGISQTKELDSLNAIFPASKGKDRVDIQISIARKVYKTDKEKSESYFKEAEALARSINYKEGIIDAVYYSHRSKDLAKDYTNALPGYKSALKMAQDLGDRKRIAMCYLAIGKIHGRMNHYMEDILTMDEALAWVKNDEYEFRGDFHAEKGFALFYTGDYTKAKYNFEEAYTMRIKSGNEADAAGVYMNLGVMTYRMGKAEESLPYYQVALKSFKKQKDTVNIGHALVNIAMSEYAMGKIDDATRDYQRAGEMYLAINDRRNFTYVLSNITNLYIDQGQYGKAYLAQMDALKQYEKDGDRKGIAGSYAGISQVNLHMKDTAKALEYLEKAIAINQELGILNSLAGNLVAKGNILSERKQFTEANACYQQAMLIRTKNGDKGGVAGSHLSIGNNFYRQQQLDSAVNRFTTALNIFIELGEKQNIAGLHSNIGVVYYEKGDYNKALEHYEKAYEIRKELGFLQDIGETYLTFANVYDKLGKYEEALKYHRLYFKQWDSLYSESNKRTIAEMQTKYETDKKEKEIALLSAESQMKEYALEKQFSLLEMERLKSDKANQELTLAQQLAKLKEIQLEQSEKDKAIQAKELEDEKQRSKLQEEINAQQKKITSYFIGGFIFMLITSLIIFRFYRQNRKAKLVITEQKKEVEKQKAEAELQKIIVEEKNKEITDSIRYAQRLQNAILPPINMFEKMFSDFMVLYKPKDIVAGDFYWLASFAEATDTKGLSRDGVLFAVADCTGHGVPGAMVSVVGHNSLERCIKEFKLSSPEKILDKLNDLVVGTFSKSEDQVSDGMDISLCAISQKDSKKVLEYSGANNPVWIVRNGEIIEIKADKQPIGRFDYRQPFSLHEVELQKDDVIYLFSDGFADQFGGPSGKKFKYSKLKEELIKICQQPLQKQQRLLSEVFENWKGQLEQVDDVCLIGVRID, from the coding sequence ATGAAGGGAATTACCTCCATTCTGTTGTTTTGCCTGTTGATTCCATTTTCCGGCATTTCCCAAACGAAGGAATTGGATTCACTCAATGCGATATTTCCGGCCTCCAAAGGCAAGGACCGGGTCGATATTCAGATTTCTATAGCCCGGAAGGTGTATAAAACCGATAAGGAAAAATCGGAATCTTACTTTAAAGAAGCAGAGGCACTGGCGCGTTCCATCAATTACAAAGAAGGGATAATCGATGCGGTTTATTACAGTCACCGTTCCAAAGATTTAGCTAAAGATTATACCAATGCTTTACCCGGATATAAATCCGCTTTAAAAATGGCGCAGGATTTAGGGGATCGCAAACGAATTGCCATGTGTTATTTGGCGATAGGAAAAATTCATGGCCGGATGAACCATTATATGGAGGACATTCTCACAATGGATGAAGCTTTGGCCTGGGTGAAAAATGATGAGTATGAATTCAGAGGTGATTTCCATGCTGAAAAGGGATTCGCGCTTTTTTACACGGGTGATTATACAAAAGCAAAATATAATTTCGAAGAAGCCTATACCATGCGGATAAAATCCGGTAATGAAGCAGATGCAGCCGGTGTGTATATGAATTTGGGGGTAATGACCTACCGTATGGGGAAAGCGGAAGAATCATTGCCTTATTATCAGGTCGCCCTAAAATCATTCAAAAAACAAAAGGATACAGTGAATATCGGTCACGCATTGGTCAACATTGCGATGTCGGAATACGCCATGGGGAAAATTGATGATGCTACGCGTGATTATCAGCGTGCGGGGGAAATGTATCTGGCCATTAACGACAGAAGAAATTTCACCTATGTCCTCAGCAACATCACCAATTTATACATCGATCAGGGTCAATACGGCAAAGCCTACCTGGCGCAGATGGATGCATTAAAGCAATATGAAAAAGATGGCGACCGCAAAGGCATTGCAGGAAGTTATGCGGGGATTAGTCAGGTTAACCTGCACATGAAAGATACAGCGAAAGCGCTCGAATACCTCGAAAAGGCAATTGCAATCAACCAGGAGTTAGGTATTTTGAATTCACTGGCCGGTAATCTGGTGGCGAAGGGAAATATTTTATCTGAACGCAAACAATTTACAGAAGCGAATGCCTGCTATCAGCAAGCGATGCTCATCCGTACAAAAAATGGCGACAAAGGTGGGGTAGCGGGTTCGCATTTATCCATCGGAAATAACTTTTACCGTCAGCAACAACTCGATTCGGCTGTGAACCGTTTTACCACGGCATTAAATATTTTTATCGAGCTCGGAGAAAAACAAAATATTGCAGGATTACATTCCAACATCGGAGTGGTTTACTATGAAAAAGGCGATTACAACAAAGCCTTGGAGCATTATGAAAAAGCGTATGAGATTCGTAAGGAATTAGGTTTTTTGCAGGATATCGGAGAAACCTATCTCACTTTTGCCAATGTGTACGACAAACTGGGTAAATACGAGGAAGCGCTAAAGTACCACCGTTTATATTTTAAACAGTGGGACTCCCTGTACAGCGAATCGAATAAACGGACCATTGCAGAAATGCAAACCAAATACGAAACCGATAAAAAGGAAAAAGAAATTGCATTGCTTTCTGCCGAATCTCAAATGAAGGAATATGCATTAGAGAAACAGTTTTCCTTGTTGGAAATGGAACGATTGAAATCGGACAAAGCCAATCAGGAATTAACGCTTGCACAGCAATTAGCGAAGCTTAAGGAGATTCAGCTGGAACAATCGGAAAAGGACAAAGCCATTCAGGCCAAAGAGTTGGAAGATGAAAAACAACGTTCCAAATTGCAAGAGGAAATCAATGCTCAACAGAAAAAAATCACCTCCTATTTTATAGGTGGATTTATTTTTATGTTGATTACCTCACTGATTATTTTCCGTTTTTATCGCCAGAATAGAAAAGCAAAATTGGTTATTACTGAACAGAAAAAAGAAGTAGAAAAACAAAAAGCAGAAGCCGAACTTCAAAAAATAATTGTAGAAGAGAAGAACAAAGAAATTACCGATTCCATTCGTTATGCGCAGCGCCTACAAAATGCTATTCTTCCTCCCATCAATATGTTTGAGAAGATGTTTTCCGATTTCATGGTGCTGTATAAGCCTAAAGATATTGTGGCCGGCGATTTTTATTGGTTAGCTTCTTTCGCTGAGGCAACGGATACCAAAGGTTTGAGCAGGGACGGAGTTTTGTTTGCCGTTGCAGATTGTACGGGTCACGGAGTGCCGGGGGCGATGGTTAGTGTGGTTGGACATAACAGTCTTGAGCGTTGCATCAAGGAATTTAAGTTGAGTTCTCCGGAAAAAATCCTCGATAAACTAAATGATTTGGTAGTTGGCACTTTTTCTAAAAGTGAAGATCAGGTGAGCGACGGAATGGATATTTCACTCTGTGCCATCAGTCAAAAAGATTCAAAAAAAGTATTGGAATATTCCGGTGCAAATAATCCGGTATGGATAGTCAGAAATGGTGAAATCATCGAAATAAAAGCAGATAAACAACCCATCGGACGATTTGATTATCGTCAGCCATTTTCACTCCATGAAGTTGAATTGCAAAAAGATGATGTGATTTATTTGTTCTCGGATGGATTTGCAGATCAGTTTGGCGGACCATCCGGCAAAAAATTCAAATACTCAAAATTGAAAGAAGAATTGATAAAAATCTGTCAGCAGCCTCTGCAAAAACAGCAGCGCCTGTTATCGGAAGTATTTGAAAACTGGAAGGGACAATTAGAGCAAGTGGATGATGTTTGCCTTATTGGTGTGCGCATCGATTAA
- a CDS encoding DUF4249 domain-containing protein: MKKITFLFSAFVLLLSSCTEVVEIELTTSEPKLVVEALITDNVEPFQVKLTLLAPYFDANNPGVSNAEVYISDNTGNVDTLYHTSNGIYQTIGNRQGVLGRTYSLLVLYNGTSFTANSTIPANKMMLDTITTIYNQQSAFIDEGYNVILNAQDNGATVDYYRFLFYKNDTLQTDPFKYFVTDDEQVQGNYIIAQVPFNYQTGDTARVEIQCLDLDYFTYLNAVATQTQNTGGPFDSPPSNPPSNISNGALGYFAAVSRNWKEIVLP; encoded by the coding sequence ATGAAAAAAATTACTTTTCTTTTTTCAGCTTTTGTACTTCTGCTTTCCTCCTGCACCGAGGTGGTAGAAATCGAATTAACAACTTCCGAACCTAAACTGGTAGTAGAAGCATTGATTACCGATAATGTTGAACCTTTTCAGGTTAAATTAACCTTACTGGCTCCGTATTTCGATGCCAATAATCCCGGCGTTAGCAATGCAGAAGTTTATATCAGTGACAATACCGGCAACGTGGATACACTCTACCACACGAGCAATGGTATATATCAAACCATAGGAAATCGTCAGGGTGTTCTTGGAAGAACCTACTCCCTGCTCGTATTGTATAACGGGACATCGTTTACGGCCAATTCCACCATTCCTGCTAATAAAATGATGCTGGATACCATCACCACCATTTACAATCAACAATCGGCATTTATCGATGAAGGATATAATGTGATTTTAAACGCGCAGGATAATGGAGCTACTGTTGACTATTATCGTTTTCTATTCTATAAAAACGATACCCTGCAAACAGATCCGTTTAAATATTTTGTTACCGACGATGAACAGGTACAGGGTAATTACATTATTGCGCAGGTACCTTTTAATTACCAAACCGGAGATACGGCACGTGTAGAAATTCAATGTCTGGATTTAGATTATTTCACTTACCTGAACGCTGTTGCAACGCAAACACAAAATACAGGCGGACCATTTGATTCTCCACCGAGTAATCCTCCAAGCAATATTTCGAATGGTGCTTTAGGATACTTTGCAGCCGTAAGCCGAAATTGGAAAGAGATTGTTCTACCTTAA
- a CDS encoding 30S ribosomal protein THX, with product MGKGDKKSTKGKRWRGSYGNTRPSKVKKVTAAASAPKAKKAPAKKAKKAE from the coding sequence ATGGGAAAAGGTGATAAAAAATCAACAAAAGGTAAACGTTGGAGAGGTTCATACGGGAATACTCGTCCCTCCAAAGTAAAAAAAGTTACAGCTGCAGCCTCTGCGCCAAAAGCGAAAAAGGCTCCCGCTAAAAAGGCTAAAAAAGCTGAATAA
- a CDS encoding DUF1987 domain-containing protein, whose product MDLLQIEATEKTPFVKFDPKTGEFEMSGKAIPQDAEAFFSPILEWMDEYVSTVDRATHVRIDLEYFNISSSKRILFLLYKLNEIVDKSMPVSVSWYYADSDDDMKEVGQDFAFMVRVPFKFVSYARNARLMATA is encoded by the coding sequence ATGGATTTATTACAAATTGAGGCTACCGAGAAAACTCCCTTTGTGAAGTTTGACCCCAAGACCGGGGAATTTGAAATGAGTGGAAAAGCAATTCCTCAAGATGCTGAAGCATTTTTTAGTCCAATCCTTGAGTGGATGGACGAATACGTAAGCACTGTAGATCGTGCAACCCATGTTCGCATTGATCTCGAATACTTCAATATTTCATCCTCGAAGCGCATTCTGTTTTTATTGTACAAACTCAATGAGATTGTAGATAAAAGCATGCCCGTTTCCGTTTCGTGGTATTATGCCGATTCCGACGATGATATGAAGGAGGTTGGTCAAGATTTTGCATTCATGGTACGCGTTCCGTTTAAGTTCGTGTCCTATGCTCGCAATGCGCGCCTGATGGCTACGGCTTGA
- a CDS encoding ACP phosphodiesterase — translation MNFLAHAFLSGDDPQIRIGNLIADSVKGSAWKNYPEKIQVGIQLHRFIDDYTDHHPVVDEIKILLRPRFGKYAGVVSDVYFDHYLARLWEEHHPALSLREFADETYSILDLHFDSLPEKSRLFIPYMIRQDWLGSYVTREGISSILERMSRRTGFYSGMELAMEDLEENDHHYEAYFRRFFPDLNLQSDLHRLRLQQDFGL, via the coding sequence ATGAATTTTCTGGCACATGCATTTTTATCTGGCGATGATCCGCAAATTCGGATCGGAAACCTTATTGCTGATTCAGTAAAAGGATCGGCCTGGAAAAATTATCCCGAAAAGATTCAGGTAGGCATTCAACTTCATCGCTTCATAGATGATTATACCGACCATCACCCGGTGGTGGATGAAATTAAAATCTTGCTGCGACCACGCTTCGGTAAATACGCCGGTGTAGTTTCTGATGTGTATTTCGATCATTATCTTGCGCGCTTGTGGGAAGAACATCACCCGGCTCTTAGTCTCCGTGAATTCGCCGATGAAACATATTCCATTCTTGATCTTCATTTTGATTCGCTGCCCGAAAAATCGCGTTTGTTTATACCCTACATGATTCGTCAGGATTGGCTGGGCTCTTATGTCACGCGTGAAGGAATCAGTTCAATACTCGAACGGATGTCGCGCAGAACCGGTTTTTATTCAGGAATGGAGCTCGCAATGGAAGATTTGGAAGAAAATGATCATCACTATGAAGCCTATTTTCGCCGCTTTTTCCCCGATCTCAATCTCCAATCCGATTTACATCGCCTGCGACTGCAGCAGGATTTCGGCCTCTAA